A stretch of DNA from Esox lucius isolate fEsoLuc1 chromosome 18, fEsoLuc1.pri, whole genome shotgun sequence:
TATTTTGCTTTCTGTGTTTCACCTTTCATGTGCTATGAGTTTTAATGCTGAGTTGAGAATATCAACAAGACGGGAATTCGTTAGTAAATTCTGTACAATCATAACAATTTAAGTATTTTACcatttatttacaaaactgaAGGAacttgtgtatgtttgtttcagTAACGAGTTGGTATGCTTGTTTCAGCACGTTAACCTCGCATATGCTCTTGTTTgttcatttaaagtttaaacagttttttttttaaagtctaCTCAACTGCATGTTGCGTATAATGCAGAGAAACATTACGCTTATTGTTAGACTTGCCTTTTGGGTCATTTTGTAGCAGTCCGCTAATTAGTTTTTGTGTTCAATTGCCAAACGTGCAATTTAAACTTTTAGGCAACCTTGCTTCTTCCTAATTGTTTACACTTCTCTTTATAACAGGGCGCAGTTTTGTTCGACTGTCCAGCATTATGAAGCCTTTGTCCCTGTTCATGTTCCTTGccactgttctcctgacctctCACATCGCCCCCAGTGTTTGTCGACCACGGGATATGGCCATGTTCGACGGCCACGGCTACAAGAGTCAACTGGACAAGGTGTTGATGAAAGCTGGCGACAACGCAGTTTCATACCTTATAGGAGAAAATATACTGCGGTATTTGCAAAGAAATCCACGGTTGCAGACAGATCTTCCGCCACAGTTTCCCTTTGAGGTGACGCCCAAGGGCTCGAGGAGTCATGGTCACCTGGCGCACAGTTTGCTGCCCCTGGAAGACCAACTCGCAACTGAAGAGGGCGACAGCCTGGAAGACTTGGTGCAGTTGACCAAGAGAAACGATGACCCGCCGATCTCCATCGACCTTACTTTCCACTTGCTGAGAAATATGATCGAAATGGCGAGGGTCGAGAGCCAGAAGGAGCAAGCAGAGTTAAATCGCAAGTATCTAGATGAAGTTGGAAAGTGATACAGCACGTTTCACCAACAAGGAAGAAAACTACTTACAGAAAGCCCCTGCACTCAAACCCAGAAAATAGTTTAGacttatttgcatttaattgttATTTTCTAATTCATCCATCGCCATAACGCACCCACCCAGTGCGTAAAAGTAACATCACAGTAAATCCTTAAAAATGATGACCAAGACCCCAGATACAGAGGACCTATAATGGACGTGCTGCGCCTAAAAAAACTATTCCATAGTGAATTACCTGGACCTAACATTTCTAGTATAGGCCTAGTCTCATATTTGGATGTCAAGaacattatattaatattgCCAGAATCGAATTAGGTACCGCTTATGAGCATTTTTAACTAAGTTGATTTCAAAGGCAGCATAAGTTGGTCCAATGTTCATTACATAAGCAAGTCAGCTGACCATTAGACTAAATGGAAGTTAACAATAAATATGGAAATGTTGACAAATGCTATAACACACCAAAGGAAAATTCTGCTTTGAAAATTATATTGCTCTTCTGTTCATGTTCagttgtttgactccttttGTTAATCTGTACTGTATAGCCAAGTGAATATCTATTTGCCCTTGTTATGACCACTTGGAAGGCATTTAGCAATGCCCAGGCATTTTCCTTATAAAAAACGATCAATTCACCCTTATATGGGACAATGTGAACATATCCTACACTTAAACCACGCCTACTCTCCTAGATGTATTTATCTGAGTGAACTTCTGTACTGTACCTAGCATGCTTACCTTAAACAAAGATACAAGAAAAAAGAGAATGCTTCATTTTATGCAGACTGTTTAGTAAATTTTCAATCATATGATCATATGGTATGATCCCATGGTTAAGCAGTaaagaaaagcttttttttgccatttatattttttaataaaaaaagttcTGAAAACATGTCCATTGACCCTGTCATAGTGTTTCAACAGTAGTGAATGTAATAAAGGAAACTATACTGCTGACTTGTATGACATTATAATCATGGCCTCTGAATTAAAATAGTTAGTTACAACTCAAACAGATGCTAATGAGATTCCGCTTGTCCATTTT
This window harbors:
- the uts1 gene encoding urotensin 1, with amino-acid sequence MKPLSLFMFLATVLLTSHIAPSVCRPRDMAMFDGHGYKSQLDKVLMKAGDNAVSYLIGENILRYLQRNPRLQTDLPPQFPFEVTPKGSRSHGHLAHSLLPLEDQLATEEGDSLEDLVQLTKRNDDPPISIDLTFHLLRNMIEMARVESQKEQAELNRKYLDEVGK